In Streptomyces sp. Li-HN-5-11, the sequence CGTCACGTCCAGCCCGGCCCCGGCGAGCCCCGCCGCCGAACGCTCCCCCAGCCGTGCCCGCTCGAACTGCAGTCGTCCCAGCTGGTACAGCTCACCGCGGAAGTGGCGGGTGAGCCACTGCGGCGCCTTCACTCCGGTGCCGGCGTAGCGCCGGCGGTGCGCCGCCAGATTGCGCCCGAGGTCGGCGAGCGTGTGCCGGGAGATCTCGGCCGGGATGCGGCGCGCCTGGTGGTACGCGCGCGCGTGCGGCAGCGCCGCGACGAAGACGTACAGCGCGAAGCAGGGGCCGAGGGCTGCCGGGGCCTCGGCGATCCGTTCACCAAGCCGTCGTCCGGCGTCGTCCCTCCCAATGATCCCGATGTCCGCGACCAGTTCCTCGACGCACTCCTCGAGGAGCCGCACAGCACCGGCGTCCGCCGCCAACACCCGTCTCAGCCGGACCAGTTCGTTGATGTCCTCGTGCGGTACGGCGAGGTCGAGCAGGATCTCAGGCAGCTCGTCGGCGTCGGGCACCACGGCGCGGTCCTCCTTTTGGTGAAGCCCTCGTCGAAGAGTACGTTGCAAG encodes:
- a CDS encoding acyltransferase domain-containing protein, giving the protein MVPDADELPEILLDLAVPHEDINELVRLRRVLAADAGAVRLLEECVEELVADIGIIGRDDAGRRLGERIAEAPAALGPCFALYVFVAALPHARAYHQARRIPAEISRHTLADLGRNLAAHRRRYAGTGVKAPQWLTRHFRGELYQLGRLQFERARLGERSAAGLAGAGLDVTPGALCLSVHIPDCLGPLSPAACDRSVQLARDFFARHFADEQYAAAVCHSWLLDPQLRRYLPAGSNIVRFQERFRMAHEDTEPADTEPVRFVFGDPGLPVESLPRRTSVERAVGDHLRAGNHWYIGHGWFPLRTGGPEPGPVAAGPPSHPDG